GCCTAGGATAGCCTTGAAGTAATGTAACTCCTTCTCTAACCTTCATATAATCAATATTTCCCATGTATCCGTGGCTGTCTGCCATAAAAACCTCGTCACATCCGTTAGCCAGTAGGGCTTCGGAAACAAGGTTAGCCATCCATGTCATAATTTCTCTTGCATCACGATACAACGGGTATGCAGGACCTACTTGGGATAAACCATTAATCCCGGGGAGGCCTTCCAAGTCTATAGAAAGGTAGGCTTTCAATTTCAATCGCCCAGCTAATAATTAATTGAGTCCGAAGCAATAAAAACAGCAATCACATTTATATGAGTATCTGAGGTACTTGTTTAAAACTACTTTGATGAAAAAATCCAGTAGGTGCATGCAATTGCGGATACCAATTTCCAAACCCTTTCTAGGTCGAGATGAAGAAGAGGCTGTTAGAAAAGTGATTGAAACTGGAATACTGACTCATGGCCCTGAAGTAGAGAAATTCGAGATGGAATTTGCTGAATATTTAGGTGTTAAACACGTTATTGCGGTTTCGAATGGCACAGTAGCCCTAGATGTTGCCCTGAAAGCTGCCGGAATAAAGAACGGAGACGAAGTTATCACAACACCGTTCACGTTTATAGCAACAGCAAATGCTGTTCTTTATCAGCGTGCGAAACCCATATTCGCAGATATAAAATACGATACATACACTATCGACCCCGACAGCGTCCTGGAACTAGTAAACAATAAAACGAAGGCAATATTGGTGGTTCACCTGTATGGGCACCCCGTTGATATCGATCCGATAAGAGAAATAGCAGAAGATCACAAGCTCCTTATTATAGAAGATGCGGCTCAAGCACATGGAAGCATGTATAAAGGAAGAAAAGTCGGGTCTATAGGCGATGTTGGGGCTTTCAGTTTCTACCCCACTAAAAATATGACTACTGGAGAGGGAGGGGCTGTAACAACTGATAACGATGAAATAGCTAGGAAAGCTAGATTAATCAGGAATCATGGGCAGGAAAAGAAATACTATCATACCGTTCTAGGCTATAATTATAGGATGACAAGTATAGGCGCTGCCATAGGGCGTGTACAGCTCAGGAAACTGGATAATATGAATGAAGCTAGAAGGAAGAATGCGGATATGTTAAACAGAATAATAAAAAATATATCAGGCTTCGAGCCTCCGATAGAGAGCGAATGGGCGTACCACGTTTACCACCAATATGTTATCAGAGTTAAGAGCAGTTGCCGTTACAGTAGAAATAGGCTAAAGGAGTTACTCGAGGAAAAAGGGATTGGTACAAATATTCATTACCCGCTAACGATCCCGGAGCAACCTTTATACAGAAACTTAGGAATAGGATGCATCAAGCCTTGCGAGAATGCTGTAAATGCTGCTAAAGAAGTTCTTAGCTTACCAGTCCACCCGCTGGTAAGTCCTGAGGATATAGAATATATAAGGAGAGTTTTAGGAGAATTATGTGGATAACTCATTGATATAGCTAATATATCCTCTAAGCCCCTTATCTAAATACTGTTTCAGATTCTCATAGCCAGAAGACTCCTCTAATATTATTTCTCTATTTAACTCAGTTGACTCAAGTATTTTATCACATAAGTATATGGAAACTATTGCTTGGTAAACATCTACGGGCGGCTCCCTCTTTTCTATGTATCGTTTAACAGTCTCCAAGTCCTCCAAGTAGAGTGGTTCCTCCTTTCTAACACTAACATTAATCTCCTCATCACCTCTGTAAACCTTTAATTCCTGCTTCATGTAGTCTAGGAATACTACTCCTTTTGTTGTTGTTAAATACATAATTCTAAGCTTAAACGGAGTTATCCTGTTAACCTCAATGCTTGCAAATCCTTCGTCAGCATAACTAAATATGCCAAGACTATGGTCTGTTAACCCAGACACTAATCCTTTAATGGTATACCCACGGATTCTAACGGGGAGGCTCTTAAATATAGTTAGAGCATTATCAGTCTCATGCACACCTAAATCATATACAACATCGACATCCGCTACCCTAGGAGTATACGGACCGACTCTTCTTGCAAGGTAAGTTAGAACTTTCCCGAGTTCACCTTTACTCAAACGTGTATGGAATGATTTAACAGCCGGATTAAACCGTTCTATATGACCTACGCTAACCCATAAACCCGTATCTTCAACAATATCGGCAAGCCTTATAGAGGACGAAGTAGCGTTCGTCAATGGCTTCTCGATCAGGAATCCATTCACACCTTTATCTACTAGTTCCTCAAATACTTGCATATGTAATGTAGTTGGAACAGCTATAACAGCAAAGTTAACAACACCCTTTTCTATTTCACTCACGCTTCTAACAGGTTCCCCCCCGAATTTCTTGGATGCTAGTACTGCTTTATCATAATATGTATCGGCAATATAGGACAGTTCTATGGATCCAGGAATTTCCTCACTTATTCTTTTAAGAACGCGAGCATGTGCTCTACCCATAAAGCCAGCTCCAACAATAACGACTCTTATAGTATTCTTCAATTCAACCGCCTATATAGAATCTGGTATCGAGATGGGTTAAATTAATCAATCTATTTCTCAGAGCGACCTTAGTGCAAATCCCATATACTCTCCTAAATCCGAAGAGCTTTTAACAGCTCCAAGTATATCTTGAGGGTTTATACCTGTCGAGATTAGTCTCCATGTGATATCCAGAAATTTATGCTGATCCCATGACTCTGGGCCACATCCTCTCTTATAATAATAAAGGCGTAAAGCATTCTCCAGGGTATATCCTTGGAAGAGGATAAGGTAGGAAACAACAACAGTCCCTGTTCTACCGCATCCAGCATAACAATGTACATATACTCTTTTTTTCTTTATAAGGTGGTTCAAATGGATTTTTTCAATTGCCTTACCAGCATTGTATACTGGTTCAATGCTCAGGTTGTTGATAGGAATTACTTGACGTGGTGCTCCTCTAACATGACAGTTATTATCTAATGACACTACTAAGTCTACATTCACATCATACTTCCTTAGATCAATGCAACCCGGACCGGCTAAGAGTCTTTCAATTATCATTGCTGGCTTGTTCAAGTGTAGAGACACCTATCTGACGAGTGTAATGGGGATCAGTTAAAAGATAGATATTGGGGAAAAGAAGGAGAAGAGCTGTTCATATTATATAGACTATCCATATAGCAAGTATTATAAGGATTATAAGCCACATTAACATCTCTTTTCTTCTTTCCTTTCTAAGGAACTTCTTACCGATATTCTTGGGATGTTCTTGTATTTTGCTATGCTCCAATCTCCACGATACATCAGCTAGTTCCTCGAAGTCTGTAGTCTTACTCATCTTTTCAGGCACGATACCTTCCGGTCTAGTGTAAAGTATTAGGAGCATTAATACGCCTAAGAGTATTTTATCTAATTGAGTTACGGCATCCAAGGGCATGTGAAACAGGTTACCTATTGTTACTTGATAGACATTGATTAATCTCACACCTAACCATATGACAACAACACCTATAACGGTTCCAATGTTATTACCCATTCCACCAACTATCATCATAGCCCAAGGGTAGAATGTATAGTATATTCTGTGGAAATTTAAGGCTTGCACAGTTTGGCTCTTTACTGCTACAAAGAAACCTCCTAATGCAGCCATTGCACTAGTGAATATTATTACTTTCTTCCGGATTGATACAATGTCTTTTCCGAAGGTTTCAGCGGCAAGCTCGTTATCCCTTACAGCTCTCATAAGCCTACCCATCGGACTGTTAGCTAGTCTCTCTGATAGCATAAATATTAGAATAGCAGCTATAATAGCAAATGCTATCATGGTATTAGCCATCTTGGGTGTTGTTTTAAAAATAGCCAAATAATAGGGTACCCATAAACCCTGTGGTCCTAGTAGGCTAGGTGTTTGATAGAATATATTCATCACAGTGAGTTCGGAGAAGCTGAGGAGTAGTATTGCAAGATAGTCTTCTCTAAGCCTTAGAGCTGGATACGCAGCAATTAGGCCGAGTACTCCTCCAATGGCAATAGCTCCGAGTAACGCCACAAGTAGCATGGCTAGACCTAGATATGGATGCATTAGGAGGTATTTATTCATTAGTTGAACGGTGAGAGTTGAGTAGCTGTGATCAAGGTATGCTGCTAATAGACTTGAGTGTGAACCTCCTGTTATTTTCAGAACCTCCTGCGTAGTTTCTGGGTATAAATGCTGTATTGTAACAGCTGTAATATTCCCGCCTATACCGACTGCTGCCCATGCACCTATGAAAGCGAACACTGCCTTACCGAAGTTAGGTATATCGAAGAACCCGGCTTCCAGGTTAAGGCTGAGAGCAACTATAGTATATACAGCCATCAGGAAAAGCAGTTCAAGTAATGAATTAACTGTTGACCTTATACCGATGCCTATTGCTGATAAGATAACAAGGATTATTACAGTTATCCAGCCCCAAGAAACCCTAAACCCTTTTTCCCCTTCACTCACTTGTCTCCACCTCCTCTCCCTTCATTCCAAGGCTTTTTTCTCCTTTACCGCGAATTTTCCTCCACCATGCACCATAATTTACACCCCCCAATCCTTGTGGGAGGACTAATAATACGATTATAATTACACCAAGACTGAAAACCTTCGGGTAATTGACTAACACAATGTTTTCAGGTCTATGATATATGCTGGAGAACATCCATGATAGGAAGTCCCCTGTATACTTGCTCCCAAGTAATTCGAAAATGCCTATGAGGAATCCACCTATGACTCCTCCGAAAATGCTTCCAAGCCCCCCTGCTATGCTTCCAGCGAATATACTGACTATTAGTAGATTGCTAGTATTCGGGTTCACGGGAACATGGAAGGCTAGTATGACGCCAGCCATTCCTGCTAGTCCTCCAGCTATAATCCAGGCTACTATTTGCACTAAATTCACATTTACTCCGACTACTTCAGCTAAATGAGGGTTCTCTATTGAGGCTCTCATAGCTGTACCAAACTTGGTGTATTTAAGGAAAGCCCAGAATATTGTAGCAATGACGAATAGAATTATAGGACCTATAATTGCTGTTGCTAATATAGGTTGTCCGTGGATATTAATCGTGGGCTCATAGCTTAAAGGGTATCTTGAAAGGGTGTCTAACCCTTCTCTACCGTATTCCGGCCTTTTGATACTAGCATAGATAGTGTATGATGCAAAAAGCATGAGATCCACAGCGAAAGTCGCTATCATCAGCCCAGTTATGGTATTCCCTTTATTAGCTAACGGCCTGAGGACGAATATGTACATTCCAACAGCGATAAGGGATCCTATGATGAAAGCTAGTGGGAAGCCGTAGAGGAAATAGTTGTATGTCAGCTTTTTATGGAATATTTTTACAAGCCAAAGCAAGCTATACATTCCGGCTACAGCGAAGTCTGCGTGAGCAAAATTCGGTACCTTTGTTGTTATATATGTAAGTGACAAACCTAAACTCAGGAATCCTAGGCTAGATGCGTAAGCAAGAGTTTCAAGTATTAGTCTGCTCACCACGAGAATTAACACCTCACTTCTTAATTCCTAAATAGAGTTTCCCTAGCTCTGGGTTACGCAATAGGTCAATTGCCTTACCCGTATAACGCATGTGTCCACTGACCATGAGTATGGCTTCCTCACCCATCTGTAACGCGACCTTAGCATTCTGCTCGACTAGAATTATGGTTATATCCAATTCATCTCTTAGCTTTTCAATTCTGTTGAGAATCATTTTAGAGAGTCCAGGGCTTAGGGCTCCAGTAGGCTCATCGAACATCATTAATTTGGGCCTCCGCAATAAAGCCATACCCATAGCTAGTAACTGCCTTTGACCACCACTAAGAGTCCCTGCCCGCTGGTTCCACCTTTCCTTTAGTAGTGGAAACCTGGACAGTATCTCTTCAATTCTATCTCGAAGAACATTACTATCAAGAGTATATCCAGCCATCTTCAAGTTTTCGGCTACAGTAAGTTTGGAAAAAACATTATCTAACTGAGGTAGATAGGCTATTCCTAGTTTAGTCCTCTCGTGGGGCGGGACTTTAGTTATATCATCTTCATCGAAGATTATATTTCCACTATAAATATTCGTCAAGCCAAATACTGTTTTCAGAAATGTAGATTTACCGCTACCGTTAGGGCCTACGATAACAGTAATATATTTCTCTTTAAACTGGTATGATATATCATATAAAATATGTAGTTTACCATATCCTGAATGAACATTTCTTACTTCCAATAAAACCTTCATTTTTAGCCCTCCAAATAACTCTGTATTACCTTAGGATCATTCATGACTTCTTCAGGGGTGCCTTCGCTGATAACCTTACCTTGAGCCATAGCATACGTATAATCAGCATATGGAGCAGCTATATCTAGTCTGTGCTCAATAATAAGCATAGTATAACCCATTTCATCTACCATCCTCCTGAGGAAATCGAAAATTTCAATAGCTAATGTAGGATTAACGCCTGCAGTCGGTTCATCCATTAAAACCATCTTCTTATCGCCGAGCAAAACCCTGGCAACCTCTAGAAGCTTCATTTGACCACCGCTTAAAGCAGTCGCTCTAGAATCCCATAGATGATTTAACTTAGTCATTCTCAAAATTTTGAATCCGTCAATGACAAGATTATTCTCAAATTTAAACCATTTACTTCTTCTAGGCCCGGTGATAAGTCCTTCACCTGGATGGTTTGATTTTGCTACAACCGAGTTTTCTAGAACAGCAAGTTTATCAAACAAATGCGGTATCTGGA
This window of the Candidatus Tiamatella incendiivivens genome carries:
- a CDS encoding Gfo/Idh/MocA family oxidoreductase translates to MKNTIRVVIVGAGFMGRAHARVLKRISEEIPGSIELSYIADTYYDKAVLASKKFGGEPVRSVSEIEKGVVNFAVIAVPTTLHMQVFEELVDKGVNGFLIEKPLTNATSSSIRLADIVEDTGLWVSVGHIERFNPAVKSFHTRLSKGELGKVLTYLARRVGPYTPRVADVDVVYDLGVHETDNALTIFKSLPVRIRGYTIKGLVSGLTDHSLGIFSYADEGFASIEVNRITPFKLRIMYLTTTKGVVFLDYMKQELKVYRGDEEINVSVRKEEPLYLEDLETVKRYIEKREPPVDVYQAIVSIYLCDKILESTELNREIILEESSGYENLKQYLDKGLRGYISYINELST
- a CDS encoding branched-chain amino acid ABC transporter permease, translating into MSEGEKGFRVSWGWITVIILVILSAIGIGIRSTVNSLLELLFLMAVYTIVALSLNLEAGFFDIPNFGKAVFAFIGAWAAVGIGGNITAVTIQHLYPETTQEVLKITGGSHSSLLAAYLDHSYSTLTVQLMNKYLLMHPYLGLAMLLVALLGAIAIGGVLGLIAAYPALRLREDYLAILLLSFSELTVMNIFYQTPSLLGPQGLWVPYYLAIFKTTPKMANTMIAFAIIAAILIFMLSERLANSPMGRLMRAVRDNELAAETFGKDIVSIRKKVIIFTSAMAALGGFFVAVKSQTVQALNFHRIYYTFYPWAMMIVGGMGNNIGTVIGVVVIWLGVRLINVYQVTIGNLFHMPLDAVTQLDKILLGVLMLLILYTRPEGIVPEKMSKTTDFEELADVSWRLEHSKIQEHPKNIGKKFLRKERRKEMLMWLIILIILAIWIVYII
- a CDS encoding ABC transporter ATP-binding protein produces the protein MTGNYLLEAYDVVKLFGGLRALDKATLRVPENKITLLIGPNGSGKTTLINVISGVYKPDDGKILFNGEDITGLPPHRVFEKGIARSFQIPHLFDKLAVLENSVVAKSNHPGEGLITGPRRSKWFKFENNLVIDGFKILRMTKLNHLWDSRATALSGGQMKLLEVARVLLGDKKMVLMDEPTAGVNPTLAIEIFDFLRRMVDEMGYTMLIIEHRLDIAAPYADYTYAMAQGKVISEGTPEEVMNDPKVIQSYLEG
- a CDS encoding dual specificity protein phosphatase family protein codes for the protein MNKPAMIIERLLAGPGCIDLRKYDVNVDLVVSLDNNCHVRGAPRQVIPINNLSIEPVYNAGKAIEKIHLNHLIKKKRVYVHCYAGCGRTGTVVVSYLILFQGYTLENALRLYYYKRGCGPESWDQHKFLDITWRLISTGINPQDILGAVKSSSDLGEYMGFALRSL
- a CDS encoding ABC transporter ATP-binding protein: MKVLLEVRNVHSGYGKLHILYDISYQFKEKYITVIVGPNGSGKSTFLKTVFGLTNIYSGNIIFDEDDITKVPPHERTKLGIAYLPQLDNVFSKLTVAENLKMAGYTLDSNVLRDRIEEILSRFPLLKERWNQRAGTLSGGQRQLLAMGMALLRRPKLMMFDEPTGALSPGLSKMILNRIEKLRDELDITIILVEQNAKVALQMGEEAILMVSGHMRYTGKAIDLLRNPELGKLYLGIKK
- a CDS encoding branched-chain amino acid ABC transporter permease — protein: MVSRLILETLAYASSLGFLSLGLSLTYITTKVPNFAHADFAVAGMYSLLWLVKIFHKKLTYNYFLYGFPLAFIIGSLIAVGMYIFVLRPLANKGNTITGLMIATFAVDLMLFASYTIYASIKRPEYGREGLDTLSRYPLSYEPTINIHGQPILATAIIGPIILFVIATIFWAFLKYTKFGTAMRASIENPHLAEVVGVNVNLVQIVAWIIAGGLAGMAGVILAFHVPVNPNTSNLLIVSIFAGSIAGGLGSIFGGVIGGFLIGIFELLGSKYTGDFLSWMFSSIYHRPENIVLVNYPKVFSLGVIIIVLLVLPQGLGGVNYGAWWRKIRGKGEKSLGMKGEEVETSE
- a CDS encoding DegT/DnrJ/EryC1/StrS family aminotransferase codes for the protein MRIPISKPFLGRDEEEAVRKVIETGILTHGPEVEKFEMEFAEYLGVKHVIAVSNGTVALDVALKAAGIKNGDEVITTPFTFIATANAVLYQRAKPIFADIKYDTYTIDPDSVLELVNNKTKAILVVHLYGHPVDIDPIREIAEDHKLLIIEDAAQAHGSMYKGRKVGSIGDVGAFSFYPTKNMTTGEGGAVTTDNDEIARKARLIRNHGQEKKYYHTVLGYNYRMTSIGAAIGRVQLRKLDNMNEARRKNADMLNRIIKNISGFEPPIESEWAYHVYHQYVIRVKSSCRYSRNRLKELLEEKGIGTNIHYPLTIPEQPLYRNLGIGCIKPCENAVNAAKEVLSLPVHPLVSPEDIEYIRRVLGELCG